The following are from one region of the Nymphaea colorata isolate Beijing-Zhang1983 chromosome 7, ASM883128v2, whole genome shotgun sequence genome:
- the LOC116257379 gene encoding DNAJ protein JJJ1 homolog: MDPAPKRCLYEVLGLPRTCNQEEIRAAYKRLALQLHPDKLRHSSDESSATAAFQELRHAYDVLSDPRERSWYDSHRLQILSPQTPCTYSASSSAVDVPNLWPYFSNSAFSGFSDTGKGFFKVYGDVFGRVYSSEVAFAKEAQEAGNKVLVREAPSMGNLESDYFQVSAFYDYWLGFSTVLDFSWVDEYRPSAAPNRKLRRMAEDENNKLRRKARREYNEMIRGLAEFVKKRDKRVIERKLQKDLEQRKKTEAEILRKKEMEKAKREKAMLYEEPEWAKVAEEMEEVDDAFDQPRKEVKEFYCIVCSKKFKSDKQWKNHEQSKKHRMKVAEIGEPSDAVVDEGIEDGLCEEFEDAINIHEEKRDDGNVSGKNVGGLDREASDESRSVTSDVEGHGEKDGTESTDEDEMSILEAMVKEQRARRNMSSHEVDASYAGDQESDYLNLQTSLVSKKDVEYVQKSENVSNANGTADTQTTYTNGLEGEETSEYDNGDNDDSMPNSRDIPSDPVRDTDAIYDDRRKKSSKKHPPERKRFVQNEANVMQKVSSKGRKQKGTKAASHSCETCGEDFDSRNKLFAHLSSTGHAMLRAR, encoded by the exons ATGGATCCGGCCCCCAAGCGCTGTCTCTACGAGGTGCTTGGTCTCCCACGAACGTGCAACCAGGAGGAGATAAGGGCCGCCTATAAGCGTCTTGCCCTCCAGCTCCACCCGGACAAGCTCCGCCATTCCTCCGACGAGTCATCCGCCACCGCCGCCTTCCAGGAGCTCCGCCACGCCTACGATGTCCTCTCCGATCCCCGGGAGCGCTCTTGGTACGACTCGCACCGCCTTCAGATCCTCTCCCCTCAGACCCCTTGCACCTACAGTGCTTCCTCGTCGGCCGTCGATGTCCCGAACCTGTGGCCCTACTTCTCCAATTCGGCCTTCTCCGGCTTCAGTGACACCGGAAAGGGGTTCTTCAAGGTGTACGGGGATGTTTTCGGTAGGGTTTATTCCAGCGAGGTGGCCTTCGCGAAGGAGGCTCAGGAAGCCGGGAATAAGGTTTTGGTTAGGGAGGCGCCATCCATGGGGAATTTGGAGAGCGATTACTTCCAGGTCTCGGCCTTCTATGATTATTGGTTGGGTTTCTCTACGGTTCTGGATTTCTCCTGGGTCGATGAGTACCGTCCATCGGCAGCACCAAACCGGAAGCTCAGGCGGATGGCAGAGGATGAGAACAACAAGTTGAGGAGGAAGGCGAGGAGGGAGTACAACGAGATGATTCGAGGGTTGGCGGAATTTGTTAAGAAGCGGGACAAAAGGGTGATCGAGCGGAAGTTGCAGAAGGATTTGGAGCAGCGGAAGAAAACGGAGGCAGAGATTTTGCGTAAGAAGGAAATGGAGAAGGCGAAAAGGGAGAAGGCGATGTTGTACGAAGAGCCGGAATGGGCGAAGGTCGCTGAGGAGATGGAGGAGGTTGATGACGCCTTTGATCAACCGAGGAAAGAGGTTAAGGAGTTCTACTGTATAGTTTGCAGCAAGAAGTTCAAATCAGATAAGCAGTGGAAGAACCACGAGCAGTCAAAGAAGCACCGAATGAAAGTTGCAGAGATTGGGGAGCCATCTGATGCTGTTGTGGATGAAGGAATTGAGGATGGGCTATGTGAAGAGTTCGAGGACGCAATAAACATTCAtgaggaaaagagagatgatGGGAATGTGAGTGGCAAAAACGTCGGAGGCCTTGACCGTGAAGCAAGTGATGAATCGAGAAGCGTAACATCAGACGTTGAAGGTCATGGGGAAAAGGATGGTACTGAGAGCACTGATGAGGACGAGATGAGCATCTTGGAGGCTATGGTGAAGGAGCAGAGAGCTAGACGAAATATGTCTTCACATGAGGTCGATGCATCATATGCTGGAGATCAGGAATCCGATTATTTGAATCTTCAAACTTCTCTGGTTTCCAAGAAAGACGTTGAATATGTTCAAAAGTCCGAAAATGTCAGTAATGCCAACGGAACTGCAGATACTCAAACAACATACACAAATGGGCTTGAGGGGGAGGAAACTTCGGAGTATGACAATGGTGATAATGATGATTCTATGCCCAATTCGCGAGACATACCCTCCGATCCAGTCAGAGATACGGATGCCATTTACGATGACCGGAGAAAGAAAAGTTCCAAAAAACATCCACCCGAAAGGAAACGGTTTGTGCAAAATGAAGCAAATGTCATGCAAAAGGTTTCTTCCAAAGGCAGAAAACAGAAG GGAACAAAAGCGGCAAGTCATTCGTGTGAAACATGTGGCGAGGATTTTGATTCAAG GAACAAGCTTTTTGCGCATTTGAGTAGCACTGGTCATGCCATGTTGAGAGCAAGATAA
- the LOC116257265 gene encoding uncharacterized protein LOC116257265: MAAAIGFTRMALHAAMPCSSAAQRFHTRPELVFPILQLKNAAFSLKAIKIGSINSSILPLRSRIFCSSADVSHNSSSSTVVNPTPSTSPSIPDEPAPSTNVDPLRDNANALDIRVGRIIKAWRHPEADSLYVEEVDVGEPEPRTICSGLVGFVPLEELQDRNVVVLANLKPRNMRGIKSNGMLLAASDAQHEHVELLLPPEGSALGERIWFGLEEDKHEQQEAATPNQVQKKKIWEYVQPHLKTTSSCEAVLGGYPMRTSAGIIVCKSLKDANIA; the protein is encoded by the exons ATGGCGGCCGCCATCGGATTCACAAGGATGGCTCTCCACGCGGCCATGCCTTGTTCCTCTGCCGCTCAACGTTTTCATACAAGACCTGAGTTGGTCTTTCCTATCCTTCAGTTAAAGAATGCTGCATTTTCCCTCAAGGCCATCAAAATTGGAAGCATCAACAGTAGCATTTTGCCCCTTCGTTCAAGAATCTTCTGTTCCTCAGCAGATGTGTCccacaacagcagcagcagcactgTAGTAAACCCGACACCTTCAACGTCTCCATCCATTCCCGATGAGCCAGCACCGTCCACAAATGTGGATCCCCTACGAGATAATGCCAATGCACTAGATATCAGAGTCGGACGAATAATAAAAGCCTGGAGACATCCGGAGGCCGACTCTCTTTACGTGGAGGAGGTGGATGTGGGTGAGCCCGAACCCCGGACTATCTGTAGTGGTCTTGTTGGCTTCGTCCCATTGGAGGAGCTTCAG GATAGGAATGTTGTTGTCCTTGCTAATCTTAAGCCACGGAATATGCGTGGCATTAAGTCAAATGGAATGCTTTTGGCTGCTTCAGATGCACAACATGAGCATGTCGAGCTTCTTTTACCACCAGAAGGTTCTGCCCTTGGAGAAAGAATATGGTTTGGCTTAGAAGAAGACAAACATGAACAACAAGAAGCTGCCACACCAAATCAG gtgcagaaaaagaaaatatgggaATACGTGCAACCTCACCTTAAGACCACAAGTTCTTGCGAAGCTGTCCTTGGAGGGTACCCAATGCGGACATCAGCAGGCATTATTGTGTGTAAATCCTTGAAGGATGCAAACATTGCCTGA